In Drosophila yakuba strain Tai18E2 chromosome 2R, Prin_Dyak_Tai18E2_2.1, whole genome shotgun sequence, a single genomic region encodes these proteins:
- the LOC6531291 gene encoding uncharacterized protein LOC6531291 isoform X4, with translation MFVLIAVLFVNACLAGTIPATPENITVTFLTPTAVRVSWQTQIDLKAHPIEKYIVTYKPTDDSYRVVQDVAGSSEAIVLDRLLPSTQYSLVVTAIWQGKKYRSRGQIKFKTLDLPKNTSQQDFPPGIYGNGSNGGRNGSNNASIFGDDVTSTATNTLTHGTTRELPTIRGVEIGIVLIVLMVWAGAIALFFNRWGKIRMLLPYQPDYKHEQLKVPGTGVCSASGCNGQHSHQHIHMLAEEHSTSISERCTRSRINSAIFVSSEGRGFDSIEFLRRHGSQSVLCRKAKSAENITDNGRRRSLRPWRTDDESCKQQHLSQDSNDIELKECGGAGGELLRLPVIHDGKQSPTAVTSLLARSAAITTANMIVGSISLEAPPPYMQDDEGDTLSTAALIHSDADAVVHESQDSAETVEELVHVPLLASATATASVSASSSPSIAIEAKPRVLVHQRSSTASSSPHSSPKNLGNLGLKIVKPKISAVPMVSVSGPSPPIEKPPLAECL, from the exons ATGTTTGTGCTCATAGCTGTGCTGTTTGTTAACGCTTGCCTAGCGG GCACCATTCCGGCCACGCCGGAGAACATAACCGTTACGTTCCTCACGCCCACGGCGGTCCGAGTGTCGTGGCAGACGCAAATCGATCTGAAGGCACATCCCATCGAGAAGTACATCGTGACGTACAAGCCCACGGACGACAG ttacaGGGTTGTACAGGACGTCGCCGGCAGCAGCGAGGCCATTGTCCTGGATCGCCTGCTGCCCAGCACACAGTACTCCCTCGTTGTGACGGCCATCTGGCAGGGCAAGAAGTACCGCAGCCGCGGCCAGATAAAGTTCAAGACGCTGG ATCTGCCCAAGAACACCTCGCAGCAGGACTTTCCGCCGGGCATCTATGGCAACGGGAGCAATGGCGGTCGCAATGGCAGCAACAATGCCAGCATCTTTGGCGACGACGTGACCTCCACGGCCACCAACACCCTGACCCATGGCACCACCAGGGAACTGCCCACG ATTCGTGGCGTGGAGATCGGCATTGTGCTGATCGTGCTGATGGTCTGGGCCGGAGCCATCGCGCTGTTTTTCAACCGGTGGGGCAAGATCCGGATGCTGTTGCCCTACCAGCCGGACTACAAGCACGAGCAGCTGAAGGTGCCGGGCACGGGCGTGTGCAGCGCCAGCGGATGCAATGGACAGCACTCGCACCAG CACATCCACATGCTGGCCGAGGAGCACTCCACCTCCATTTCGGAGCGCTGCACCCGCAGCCGGATCAACTCGGCCATCTTTGTGTCCTCGGAGGGGCGTGGCTTCGACTCCATAGAGTTCCTGCGTCGCCACGGATCCCAGAGTGTCCTCTGCAGGAAGGCCAAGAGCGCCGAGAACATTACGGACAACGGAAGAAGG aGGAGCCTGCGACCGTGGCGCACCGACGATGAGTCCTGCAAGCAGCAGCACCTCTCGCAGGACAGCAACGACATCGAGCTGAAGGAGTGCGGCGGCGCTGGAGGAGAGCTGCTCCGGCTGCCGGTCATCCACGATGGCAAGCAGTCGCCCACGGCCGTGACCAGTCTGCTGGCGCGATCGGCGGCCATAACCACGGCCAACATGATTGTGGGCAGCATTTCGCTGGAGGCACCACCGCCGTACATGCAGGACGACGAGGGCGATACGCTGTCCACGGCGGCACTCATTCACAGCGATGCTGATGCCGTGGTTCACGAGTCGCAGGACTCGGCGGAGACGGTGGAGGAGCTGGTCCATGTACCGCTCCTTGCCAGTGCCACCGCCACGGCCAGCGTTTCGGCCTCATCCTCCCCCAGCATTGCCATCGAGGCCAAACCGCGCGTTCTGGTGCACCAGCGATCTTCGACCGCCTCCTCGTCGCCGCACAGCAGCCCCAAGAACCTGGGCAACCTGGGACTGAAGATCGTCAAGCCGAAGATAAGTGCCGTGCCAATGGTTTCCGTATCCGGTCCCTCGCCGCCCATTGAGAAGCCACCGCTGGCCGAGTGCTTGTAA
- the LOC6531291 gene encoding uncharacterized protein LOC6531291 isoform X3 — protein MFVLIAVLFVNACLAGTIPATPENITVTFLTPTAVRVSWQTQIDLKAHPIEKYIVTYKPTDDRVVQDVAGSSEAIVLDRLLPSTQYSLVVTAIWQGKKYRSRGQIKFKTLDLPKNTSQQDFPPGIYGNGSNGGRNGSNNASIFGDDVTSTATNTLTHGTTRELPTIRGVEIGIVLIVLMVWAGAIALFFNRWGKIRMLLPYQPDYKHEQLKVPGTGVCSASGCNGQHSHQFDSSECAHPPLHCNSRHIHMLAEEHSTSISERCTRSRINSAIFVSSEGRGFDSIEFLRRHGSQSVLCRKAKSAENITDNGRRRSLRPWRTDDESCKQQHLSQDSNDIELKECGGAGGELLRLPVIHDGKQSPTAVTSLLARSAAITTANMIVGSISLEAPPPYMQDDEGDTLSTAALIHSDADAVVHESQDSAETVEELVHVPLLASATATASVSASSSPSIAIEAKPRVLVHQRSSTASSSPHSSPKNLGNLGLKIVKPKISAVPMVSVSGPSPPIEKPPLAECL, from the exons ATGTTTGTGCTCATAGCTGTGCTGTTTGTTAACGCTTGCCTAGCGG GCACCATTCCGGCCACGCCGGAGAACATAACCGTTACGTTCCTCACGCCCACGGCGGTCCGAGTGTCGTGGCAGACGCAAATCGATCTGAAGGCACATCCCATCGAGAAGTACATCGTGACGTACAAGCCCACGGACGACAG GGTTGTACAGGACGTCGCCGGCAGCAGCGAGGCCATTGTCCTGGATCGCCTGCTGCCCAGCACACAGTACTCCCTCGTTGTGACGGCCATCTGGCAGGGCAAGAAGTACCGCAGCCGCGGCCAGATAAAGTTCAAGACGCTGG ATCTGCCCAAGAACACCTCGCAGCAGGACTTTCCGCCGGGCATCTATGGCAACGGGAGCAATGGCGGTCGCAATGGCAGCAACAATGCCAGCATCTTTGGCGACGACGTGACCTCCACGGCCACCAACACCCTGACCCATGGCACCACCAGGGAACTGCCCACG ATTCGTGGCGTGGAGATCGGCATTGTGCTGATCGTGCTGATGGTCTGGGCCGGAGCCATCGCGCTGTTTTTCAACCGGTGGGGCAAGATCCGGATGCTGTTGCCCTACCAGCCGGACTACAAGCACGAGCAGCTGAAGGTGCCGGGCACGGGCGTGTGCAGCGCCAGCGGATGCAATGGACAGCACTCGCACCAG TTCGACAGCAGTGAATGTGCCCACCCACCGTTGCACTGCAATAGCCGC CACATCCACATGCTGGCCGAGGAGCACTCCACCTCCATTTCGGAGCGCTGCACCCGCAGCCGGATCAACTCGGCCATCTTTGTGTCCTCGGAGGGGCGTGGCTTCGACTCCATAGAGTTCCTGCGTCGCCACGGATCCCAGAGTGTCCTCTGCAGGAAGGCCAAGAGCGCCGAGAACATTACGGACAACGGAAGAAGG aGGAGCCTGCGACCGTGGCGCACCGACGATGAGTCCTGCAAGCAGCAGCACCTCTCGCAGGACAGCAACGACATCGAGCTGAAGGAGTGCGGCGGCGCTGGAGGAGAGCTGCTCCGGCTGCCGGTCATCCACGATGGCAAGCAGTCGCCCACGGCCGTGACCAGTCTGCTGGCGCGATCGGCGGCCATAACCACGGCCAACATGATTGTGGGCAGCATTTCGCTGGAGGCACCACCGCCGTACATGCAGGACGACGAGGGCGATACGCTGTCCACGGCGGCACTCATTCACAGCGATGCTGATGCCGTGGTTCACGAGTCGCAGGACTCGGCGGAGACGGTGGAGGAGCTGGTCCATGTACCGCTCCTTGCCAGTGCCACCGCCACGGCCAGCGTTTCGGCCTCATCCTCCCCCAGCATTGCCATCGAGGCCAAACCGCGCGTTCTGGTGCACCAGCGATCTTCGACCGCCTCCTCGTCGCCGCACAGCAGCCCCAAGAACCTGGGCAACCTGGGACTGAAGATCGTCAAGCCGAAGATAAGTGCCGTGCCAATGGTTTCCGTATCCGGTCCCTCGCCGCCCATTGAGAAGCCACCGCTGGCCGAGTGCTTGTAA
- the LOC6531291 gene encoding uncharacterized protein LOC6531291 isoform X1 — protein MFVLIAVLFVNACLAGTIPATPENITVTFLTPTAVRVSWQTQIDLKAHPIEKYIVTYKPTDDSYRVVQDVAGSSEAIVLDRLLPSTQYSLVVTAIWQGKKYRSRGQIKFKTLDLPKNTSQQDFPPGIYGNGSNGGRNGSNNASIFGDDVTSTATNTLTHGTTRELPTIRGVEIGIVLIVLMVWAGAIALFFNRWGKIRMLLPYQPDYKHEQLKVPGTGVCSASGCNGQHSHQNLHPDFFVKFDSSECAHPPLHCNSRHIHMLAEEHSTSISERCTRSRINSAIFVSSEGRGFDSIEFLRRHGSQSVLCRKAKSAENITDNGRRRSLRPWRTDDESCKQQHLSQDSNDIELKECGGAGGELLRLPVIHDGKQSPTAVTSLLARSAAITTANMIVGSISLEAPPPYMQDDEGDTLSTAALIHSDADAVVHESQDSAETVEELVHVPLLASATATASVSASSSPSIAIEAKPRVLVHQRSSTASSSPHSSPKNLGNLGLKIVKPKISAVPMVSVSGPSPPIEKPPLAECL, from the exons ATGTTTGTGCTCATAGCTGTGCTGTTTGTTAACGCTTGCCTAGCGG GCACCATTCCGGCCACGCCGGAGAACATAACCGTTACGTTCCTCACGCCCACGGCGGTCCGAGTGTCGTGGCAGACGCAAATCGATCTGAAGGCACATCCCATCGAGAAGTACATCGTGACGTACAAGCCCACGGACGACAG ttacaGGGTTGTACAGGACGTCGCCGGCAGCAGCGAGGCCATTGTCCTGGATCGCCTGCTGCCCAGCACACAGTACTCCCTCGTTGTGACGGCCATCTGGCAGGGCAAGAAGTACCGCAGCCGCGGCCAGATAAAGTTCAAGACGCTGG ATCTGCCCAAGAACACCTCGCAGCAGGACTTTCCGCCGGGCATCTATGGCAACGGGAGCAATGGCGGTCGCAATGGCAGCAACAATGCCAGCATCTTTGGCGACGACGTGACCTCCACGGCCACCAACACCCTGACCCATGGCACCACCAGGGAACTGCCCACG ATTCGTGGCGTGGAGATCGGCATTGTGCTGATCGTGCTGATGGTCTGGGCCGGAGCCATCGCGCTGTTTTTCAACCGGTGGGGCAAGATCCGGATGCTGTTGCCCTACCAGCCGGACTACAAGCACGAGCAGCTGAAGGTGCCGGGCACGGGCGTGTGCAGCGCCAGCGGATGCAATGGACAGCACTCGCACCAG AACCTACACCCCGATTTCTTTGTCAAG TTCGACAGCAGTGAATGTGCCCACCCACCGTTGCACTGCAATAGCCGC CACATCCACATGCTGGCCGAGGAGCACTCCACCTCCATTTCGGAGCGCTGCACCCGCAGCCGGATCAACTCGGCCATCTTTGTGTCCTCGGAGGGGCGTGGCTTCGACTCCATAGAGTTCCTGCGTCGCCACGGATCCCAGAGTGTCCTCTGCAGGAAGGCCAAGAGCGCCGAGAACATTACGGACAACGGAAGAAGG aGGAGCCTGCGACCGTGGCGCACCGACGATGAGTCCTGCAAGCAGCAGCACCTCTCGCAGGACAGCAACGACATCGAGCTGAAGGAGTGCGGCGGCGCTGGAGGAGAGCTGCTCCGGCTGCCGGTCATCCACGATGGCAAGCAGTCGCCCACGGCCGTGACCAGTCTGCTGGCGCGATCGGCGGCCATAACCACGGCCAACATGATTGTGGGCAGCATTTCGCTGGAGGCACCACCGCCGTACATGCAGGACGACGAGGGCGATACGCTGTCCACGGCGGCACTCATTCACAGCGATGCTGATGCCGTGGTTCACGAGTCGCAGGACTCGGCGGAGACGGTGGAGGAGCTGGTCCATGTACCGCTCCTTGCCAGTGCCACCGCCACGGCCAGCGTTTCGGCCTCATCCTCCCCCAGCATTGCCATCGAGGCCAAACCGCGCGTTCTGGTGCACCAGCGATCTTCGACCGCCTCCTCGTCGCCGCACAGCAGCCCCAAGAACCTGGGCAACCTGGGACTGAAGATCGTCAAGCCGAAGATAAGTGCCGTGCCAATGGTTTCCGTATCCGGTCCCTCGCCGCCCATTGAGAAGCCACCGCTGGCCGAGTGCTTGTAA
- the LOC6531291 gene encoding uncharacterized protein LOC6531291 isoform X2 translates to MFVLIAVLFVNACLAGTIPATPENITVTFLTPTAVRVSWQTQIDLKAHPIEKYIVTYKPTDDSYRVVQDVAGSSEAIVLDRLLPSTQYSLVVTAIWQGKKYRSRGQIKFKTLDLPKNTSQQDFPPGIYGNGSNGGRNGSNNASIFGDDVTSTATNTLTHGTTRELPTIRGVEIGIVLIVLMVWAGAIALFFNRWGKIRMLLPYQPDYKHEQLKVPGTGVCSASGCNGQHSHQFDSSECAHPPLHCNSRHIHMLAEEHSTSISERCTRSRINSAIFVSSEGRGFDSIEFLRRHGSQSVLCRKAKSAENITDNGRRRSLRPWRTDDESCKQQHLSQDSNDIELKECGGAGGELLRLPVIHDGKQSPTAVTSLLARSAAITTANMIVGSISLEAPPPYMQDDEGDTLSTAALIHSDADAVVHESQDSAETVEELVHVPLLASATATASVSASSSPSIAIEAKPRVLVHQRSSTASSSPHSSPKNLGNLGLKIVKPKISAVPMVSVSGPSPPIEKPPLAECL, encoded by the exons ATGTTTGTGCTCATAGCTGTGCTGTTTGTTAACGCTTGCCTAGCGG GCACCATTCCGGCCACGCCGGAGAACATAACCGTTACGTTCCTCACGCCCACGGCGGTCCGAGTGTCGTGGCAGACGCAAATCGATCTGAAGGCACATCCCATCGAGAAGTACATCGTGACGTACAAGCCCACGGACGACAG ttacaGGGTTGTACAGGACGTCGCCGGCAGCAGCGAGGCCATTGTCCTGGATCGCCTGCTGCCCAGCACACAGTACTCCCTCGTTGTGACGGCCATCTGGCAGGGCAAGAAGTACCGCAGCCGCGGCCAGATAAAGTTCAAGACGCTGG ATCTGCCCAAGAACACCTCGCAGCAGGACTTTCCGCCGGGCATCTATGGCAACGGGAGCAATGGCGGTCGCAATGGCAGCAACAATGCCAGCATCTTTGGCGACGACGTGACCTCCACGGCCACCAACACCCTGACCCATGGCACCACCAGGGAACTGCCCACG ATTCGTGGCGTGGAGATCGGCATTGTGCTGATCGTGCTGATGGTCTGGGCCGGAGCCATCGCGCTGTTTTTCAACCGGTGGGGCAAGATCCGGATGCTGTTGCCCTACCAGCCGGACTACAAGCACGAGCAGCTGAAGGTGCCGGGCACGGGCGTGTGCAGCGCCAGCGGATGCAATGGACAGCACTCGCACCAG TTCGACAGCAGTGAATGTGCCCACCCACCGTTGCACTGCAATAGCCGC CACATCCACATGCTGGCCGAGGAGCACTCCACCTCCATTTCGGAGCGCTGCACCCGCAGCCGGATCAACTCGGCCATCTTTGTGTCCTCGGAGGGGCGTGGCTTCGACTCCATAGAGTTCCTGCGTCGCCACGGATCCCAGAGTGTCCTCTGCAGGAAGGCCAAGAGCGCCGAGAACATTACGGACAACGGAAGAAGG aGGAGCCTGCGACCGTGGCGCACCGACGATGAGTCCTGCAAGCAGCAGCACCTCTCGCAGGACAGCAACGACATCGAGCTGAAGGAGTGCGGCGGCGCTGGAGGAGAGCTGCTCCGGCTGCCGGTCATCCACGATGGCAAGCAGTCGCCCACGGCCGTGACCAGTCTGCTGGCGCGATCGGCGGCCATAACCACGGCCAACATGATTGTGGGCAGCATTTCGCTGGAGGCACCACCGCCGTACATGCAGGACGACGAGGGCGATACGCTGTCCACGGCGGCACTCATTCACAGCGATGCTGATGCCGTGGTTCACGAGTCGCAGGACTCGGCGGAGACGGTGGAGGAGCTGGTCCATGTACCGCTCCTTGCCAGTGCCACCGCCACGGCCAGCGTTTCGGCCTCATCCTCCCCCAGCATTGCCATCGAGGCCAAACCGCGCGTTCTGGTGCACCAGCGATCTTCGACCGCCTCCTCGTCGCCGCACAGCAGCCCCAAGAACCTGGGCAACCTGGGACTGAAGATCGTCAAGCCGAAGATAAGTGCCGTGCCAATGGTTTCCGTATCCGGTCCCTCGCCGCCCATTGAGAAGCCACCGCTGGCCGAGTGCTTGTAA
- the LOC6531291 gene encoding uncharacterized protein LOC6531291 isoform X5: MFVLIAVLFVNACLAGTIPATPENITVTFLTPTAVRVSWQTQIDLKAHPIEKYIVTYKPTDDSYRVVQDVAGSSEAIVLDRLLPSTQYSLVVTAIWQGKKYRSRGQIKFKTLDLPKNTSQQDFPPGIYGNGSNGGRNGSNNASIFGDDVTSTATNTLTHGTTRELPTIRGVEIGIVLIVLMVWAGAIALFFNRWGKIRMLLPYQPDYKHEQLKVPGTGVCSASGCNGQHSHQNLHPDFFVKCLPRCEGCGLFDRCFQYPRRELERDCGCQFALLHKADVES, translated from the exons ATGTTTGTGCTCATAGCTGTGCTGTTTGTTAACGCTTGCCTAGCGG GCACCATTCCGGCCACGCCGGAGAACATAACCGTTACGTTCCTCACGCCCACGGCGGTCCGAGTGTCGTGGCAGACGCAAATCGATCTGAAGGCACATCCCATCGAGAAGTACATCGTGACGTACAAGCCCACGGACGACAG ttacaGGGTTGTACAGGACGTCGCCGGCAGCAGCGAGGCCATTGTCCTGGATCGCCTGCTGCCCAGCACACAGTACTCCCTCGTTGTGACGGCCATCTGGCAGGGCAAGAAGTACCGCAGCCGCGGCCAGATAAAGTTCAAGACGCTGG ATCTGCCCAAGAACACCTCGCAGCAGGACTTTCCGCCGGGCATCTATGGCAACGGGAGCAATGGCGGTCGCAATGGCAGCAACAATGCCAGCATCTTTGGCGACGACGTGACCTCCACGGCCACCAACACCCTGACCCATGGCACCACCAGGGAACTGCCCACG ATTCGTGGCGTGGAGATCGGCATTGTGCTGATCGTGCTGATGGTCTGGGCCGGAGCCATCGCGCTGTTTTTCAACCGGTGGGGCAAGATCCGGATGCTGTTGCCCTACCAGCCGGACTACAAGCACGAGCAGCTGAAGGTGCCGGGCACGGGCGTGTGCAGCGCCAGCGGATGCAATGGACAGCACTCGCACCAG AACCTACACCCCGATTTCTTTGTCAAG TGCTTGCCGCGGTGCGAGGGCTGTGGTCTCTTTGACCGCTGCTTCCAGTATCCGCGGAGGGAGCTGGAGCGCGACTGCGGCTGCCAGTTTGCCCTGCTGCACAAGGCGGATGTGGAGAGCTAG
- the LOC6531291 gene encoding uncharacterized protein LOC6531291 isoform X6 — translation MFVLIAVLFVNACLAGTIPATPENITVTFLTPTAVRVSWQTQIDLKAHPIEKYIVTYKPTDDSYRVVQDVAGSSEAIVLDRLLPSTQYSLVVTAIWQGKKYRSRGQIKFKTLDLPKNTSQQDFPPGIYGNGSNGGRNGSNNASIFGDDVTSTATNTLTHGTTRELPTIRGVEIGIVLIVLMVWAGAIALFFNRWGKIRMLLPYQPDYKHEQLKVPGTGVCSASGCNGQHSHQCLPRCEGCGLFDRCFQYPRRELERDCGCQFALLHKADVES, via the exons ATGTTTGTGCTCATAGCTGTGCTGTTTGTTAACGCTTGCCTAGCGG GCACCATTCCGGCCACGCCGGAGAACATAACCGTTACGTTCCTCACGCCCACGGCGGTCCGAGTGTCGTGGCAGACGCAAATCGATCTGAAGGCACATCCCATCGAGAAGTACATCGTGACGTACAAGCCCACGGACGACAG ttacaGGGTTGTACAGGACGTCGCCGGCAGCAGCGAGGCCATTGTCCTGGATCGCCTGCTGCCCAGCACACAGTACTCCCTCGTTGTGACGGCCATCTGGCAGGGCAAGAAGTACCGCAGCCGCGGCCAGATAAAGTTCAAGACGCTGG ATCTGCCCAAGAACACCTCGCAGCAGGACTTTCCGCCGGGCATCTATGGCAACGGGAGCAATGGCGGTCGCAATGGCAGCAACAATGCCAGCATCTTTGGCGACGACGTGACCTCCACGGCCACCAACACCCTGACCCATGGCACCACCAGGGAACTGCCCACG ATTCGTGGCGTGGAGATCGGCATTGTGCTGATCGTGCTGATGGTCTGGGCCGGAGCCATCGCGCTGTTTTTCAACCGGTGGGGCAAGATCCGGATGCTGTTGCCCTACCAGCCGGACTACAAGCACGAGCAGCTGAAGGTGCCGGGCACGGGCGTGTGCAGCGCCAGCGGATGCAATGGACAGCACTCGCACCAG TGCTTGCCGCGGTGCGAGGGCTGTGGTCTCTTTGACCGCTGCTTCCAGTATCCGCGGAGGGAGCTGGAGCGCGACTGCGGCTGCCAGTTTGCCCTGCTGCACAAGGCGGATGTGGAGAGCTAG
- the LOC6531292 gene encoding alkylated DNA repair protein alkB homolog 8 produces the protein MHVEETQQKVNKAKKADKKQRRCLAIIKNDCEVSPSDEPTTYLAILNVGLSNGLTEECLLMEAAATGGKVIQVVMLPGKSYCFLICASLEDSQHIYEGMHNISTIGQQGAVAYLSYVKQLPANAGKSEWNKPLPNGLHVIADFVSEEEESTLLRAIGGDGRTSEVTGTLKHRNVKHFGFEFLYGSNNVDPSKPLEQSIPSACDILWPRLDNFASTWDWSSPDQLTVNEYEPGHGIPPHVDTHSAFLDPILSLSLQSDVVMDFRRGDDQVQVRLPRRSLLIMSGEARYDWTHGIRPKHIDVVPSASGGLTTQARGKRTSLTFRRLRNGPCDCSYPALCDTQQTKVPQELTASLVAQAVTLEQQNVHEVYDKIADHFSETRHTPWPQVAEFLDSFEPQSVVLDIGCGNGKYLGCNPLLLAVGCDRAQGLLAVGRRKRQNVFRCDCLNVPVRSSSIDGCISIAVIHHLATKERRLSALQEMARVLRPGGRALVYVWAKDQRKNDKKSTYLRQNKAVNKERTTEQQQRQRQHQELEQQLPNNNPLPIHTNRTEFQQQDVLVPWKTKDEQKTTYLRYYHVFEEQELENLVSQLQEVQLIKSYYDQGNHCAIFEKISKNSL, from the coding sequence ATGCACGTTGAGGAAACGCAGCAAAAGGTAAACAAGGCCAAAAAGGCGGATAAAAAGCAGCGAAGATGTCTTGCAATAATCAAAAATGACTGCGAGGTGTCTCCCAGCGATGAACCCACCACTTACCTGGCGATACTCAACGTGGGACTCAGCAATGGACTCACCGAGGAGTGTCTGCTTATGGAGGCTGCCGCGACCGGTGGAAAAGTCATTCAAGTCGTCATGTTGCCGGGAAAATCGTACTGTTTTCTGATTTGCGCCAGCTTGGAGGACTCCCAGCACATATATGAGGGGATGCACAACATATCGACCATTGGACAACAGGGAGCTGTCGCCTACCTCAGCTATGTAAAGCAATTACCGGCCAATGCGGGAAAAAGTGAGTGGAACAAGCCTCTTCCCAATGGTCTTCATGTAATTGCTGACTTTGTCAGCGAAGAGGAGGAGTCAACACTGTTGAGGGCCATTGGTGGGGATGGCAGAACCTCCGAAGTCACGGGAACTCTTAAGCATCGAAACGTTAAGCACTTTGGCTTTGAGTTTCTTTACGGTAGCAATAATGTGGATCCCTCAAAGCCTCTAGAGCAGTCAATACCATCGGCCTGTGATATTCTGTGGCCGCGACTAGATAACTTCGCTTCCACCTGGGACTGGAGCTCTCCTGACCAGCTGACAGTGAATGAATACGAACCCGGTCATGGCATTCCTCCTCATGTGGACACACACAGTGCTTTCTTGGATCCCATTCTCTCGCTGTCCCTGCAATCCGACGTGGTAATGGATTTCCGGCGAGGAGATGACCAGGTTCAAGTCAGACTTCCGCGCCGATCCTTGCTCATAATGTCAGGTGAAGCTCGCTACGACTGGACACACGGCATCAGACCAAAACACATTGATGTGGTGCCCAGTGCATCTGGCGGTTTGACAACTCAAGCCCGCGGCAAGAGAACTTCATTGACTTTTCGACGTCTGCGAAATGGTCCCTGCGATTGCTCGTATCCCGCGCTTTGCGACACACAACAAACCAAGGTGCCACAGGAATTGACCGCATCACTGGTTGCTCAGGCCGTCACTCTGGAGCAACAGAATGTCCACGAAGTGTACGATAAGATTGCGGATCACTTTAGCGAAACGCGCCACACGCCTTGGCCACAAGTGGCTGAATTTCTAGACTCCTTCGAACCCCAATCTGTGGTGCTGGACATTGGCTGCGGCAATGGCAAGTATCTGGGCTGCAACCCGCTGCTCTTGGCCGTTGGTTGCGACAGAGCGCAGGGATTACTTGCTGTAGGTCGTCGAAAGAGACAAAATGTGTTTCGATGCGACTGTCTCAATGTGCCCGTCCGCTCGTCCAGCATCGATGGCTGCATCAGTATAGCTGTTATTCATCACCTGGCCACCAAGGAGCGTCGATTGTCCGCCTTGCAGGAGATGGCACGTGTGCTCCGACCTGGAGGACGTGCTCTGGTTTACGTTTGGGCCAAGGATCAACGGAAGAATGATAAGAAGTCGACCTATCTTCGACAAAACAAGGCAGTGAATAAGGAGCGTACCACtgaacagcagcagcgtcaGAGGCAACATCAGGAACTGGAACAGCAGCTGCCCAACAATAACCCACTTCCCATTCACACTAATCGCACTGAGTTCCAGCAGCAAGACGTTCTGGTGCCATGGAAGACCAAGGATGAGCAGAAAACCACGTATTTGCGATACTACCATGTCTTCGAGGAGCAGGAACTGGAAAACCTGGTGTCCCAGCTGCAAGAGGTACAATTAATCAAAAGCTACTACGACCAGGGCAATCATTGTGCGATTTTTGAGAAAATATCGAAAAACTCTTTATGA